In one window of Saccharomyces paradoxus chromosome VII, complete sequence DNA:
- the PXR1 gene encoding telomerase inhibitor (Essential protein involved in rRNA and snoRNA maturation~similar to YGR280C) — protein sequence MGLAATRTKQRFGLDPRNTAWSNDTSRFGHQFLEKFGWKPGMGLGLSPMNSQTSHIKVSIKDDNVGLGAKLKRKEKKDEFDNGECAGLDVFQRILGRLNGKESKISEELDTQRKQKIIDGKWGIHFVKGEVLASTWDPKTHKLRNYSNAKKREREGDDSGDEDDNEIEDEESDKKKHKKHKKHKKDKKKDKKNKKDKKEHKKHKKEEKKLKKEKRAKETKRTSKLKSSESASNIPDAVNTRLSVRSKWIKQKRAALMDSKALNEIFMITND from the coding sequence ATGGGTTTAGCAGCTACAAGAACCAAGCAGCGGTTTGGTTTAGACCCGAGAAATACTGCATGGAGTAATGATACGTCGAGATTCGGGCACCAATTTCTAGAGAAATTCGGATGGAAACCCGGAATGGGTCTTGGCCTGTCCCCCATGAATTCACAGACTTCACATATCAAAGTGTCGATTAAAGACGACAACGTTGGGCTGGGTGCTAAATTAAAACGTaaggagaaaaaagacGAGTTTGATAATGGTGAATGCGCTGGGCTTGATgtctttcaaagaattcTTGGTAGGTTGAACGGAAAGGAAAGCAAAATATCGGAGGAATTGGACACGCAGAGGAAGCAAAAGATTATTGACGGAAAATGGGGTATCCATTTTGTCAAGGGAGAAGTTTTGGCAAGCACGTGGGATCCAAAAACTCACAAGCTAAGAAATTACTCCAATGCGAAGAAACGAGAGAGAGAGGGAGACGACAGCggagatgaagatgacaacgaaatagaagatgaagaaagtgaTAAGAAGAAGCACAAGAAACATAAAAAGCACAAgaaagacaagaaaaaagacaagaaaaacaagaaagacAAGAAGGAACACAAGAAGCACAAGAAGgaagagaagaagttgaaaaaggaaaagaggGCGAAAGAGACAAAAAGGACGTCGAAATTGAAATCTAGTGAATCTGCATCCAATATTCCCGATGCGGTAAACACGAGATTATCGGTGCGCTCCAAATGGATCAAACAAAAGAGGGCTGCGTTGATGGATTCCAAGGCATTGAATGAGATCTTCATGATAACAAACGACTAA
- the YOR1 gene encoding ATP-binding cassette transporter YOR1 (Plasma membrane ATP-binding cassette (ABC) transporter~similar to YGR281W) — MTVTVEDAVSETEHESKGQNVLSPKISASSDISTDVDKDTSSSWDDKSLLPTGEYIVDKNKPQTYLNSDDIEKVTESDIFPQKRLFSFLHSKKMPEVPQTDDERKIYPLFHTNIVSNMFFWWVLPILRVGYKRTIQPNDLFKMDPRMSIETLYENFEKNMIYYFEKTRKKYRKGHPEATEEEIMENAKLPNHTVLKALLFTFKKQYFISVVFAVLANCTSGFNPMITKRLIEFVEEKAIFHNMHVNKGIGYAIGACLMMFVNGLTFNHFFHTSQLTGVQAKSILTKAAMKKMFNASNYARHCFPNGKVTSFVTTDLARIEFALSFQPFLAGFPAILAICIVLLIVNLGPIALVGIGIFFGGFFISLFAFKLILGFRIAANIFTDARVTMMREVLNNIKMIKYYTWEDAYEKNIQDIRTKEISKVRKMQLSRNFLIAMAMSLPSIASLVTFLAMYKVNNAGRQPGNIFASLSLFQVLSLQMFFLPIAIGTGIDMIIGLGRLQSLLEAPEDDPNQMIEMKPSPGFDSKLALKMTHCSFEWEDYELNDAIEEAKGEAKDESKKNKKKRKDTWGKPSASTNKAKRLDNMLKERDGPEDLGKTSFKGFKDLNFDIKKGEFIMITGPIGTGKSSLLNAMAGSMRKTDGKIEVNGDLLMCGYPWIQNASVRDNIIFGSPFNKEKYDEVVRVCSLKADLDILPAGDMTEIGERGITLSGGQKARINLARSVYKKKDIYLFDDVLSAVDSRVGKHIMDECLTGILANKTRILATHQLSLIERASRVIVLGTDGQVDIGTVDELKARNQTLINLLQFSSQNSEKEDEEQEEVIADELGQIKYEKEVKELTELKKKTTQTSQTANSNKVLVDGHTSSKEERAVNSIGLKVYREYVKAAVGKWGFIALPLYAILVVGTTFCSLFSSVWLSYWTENKFKNRSPSFYMGLYSFFVFAAFIFMNGQFTILCAMGIMASKWLNLRAVKRILHTPMSYIDTTPLGRILNRFTKDTDSLDNELTESLRLMTSQFANIVGVCVMCIVYLPWFAIAIPFLLIIFVLIADHYQSSGREIKRLEAVQRSFVYNNLNEVLGGMDTIKAYRSQERFLAKSDFLINKMNEAGYLVVVLQRWVGIFLDMVAIAFALIITLLCVTRAFPISAASVGVLLTYVLQLPGLLNTILRAMTQTENDMNSAERLVTYATELPLEGSYRKPEMTPPESWPSKGEIIFENVDFAYRPGLPIVLKSLNLSIKSGEKIGICGRTGAGKSTIMSALYRLNELAAGKILIDDVDISQLGLFDLRRKLAIIPQDPVLFRGTIRKNLDPFNERKDDELWDALVRGGAIAKNDLPEVRLQKPDENGTHGKMHKFHLDQAVEEEGSNFSLGERQLLALTRALVRQSKILILDEATSSVDYETDGKIQTRIVEEFGDCTILCIAHRLKTIVNYDRILVLEKGEVAEFDTPRTLFTQENSIFRSMCSRSGIVENDFENRT; from the coding sequence ATGACTGTTACTGTGGAGGATGCAGTTTCGGAGACGGAGCACGAAAGCAAAGGTCAAAACGTACTATCTCCCAAGATTTCCGCCTCTTCAGATATAAGCACAGATGTTGATAAAGATACATCGTCTTCTTGGGATGACAAATCTTTGCTACCAACAGGTGAATATATCGTGGATAAAAACAAGCCTCAAACCTACTTGAATAGcgatgatattgaaaaagtgaCTGAGTCTGATATTTTCCCTCAGAAACGTCTGTTTTCATTCTTACATTCCAAGAAAATGCCCGAAGTACCACAAACCGATGACGAGAGGAAGATATATCCTCTGTTCCATACGAATATTGTTTCTAATATGTTTTTTTGGTGGGTCCTACCGATTCTGCGAGTTGGTTATAAGAGGACAATTCAGCCAAACGATCTCTTTAAGATGGATCCAAGGATGTCCATAGAGACTCTTTACgagaattttgaaaaaaacatgATTTACTATTTTGAGAAAACGAGGAAGAAATACCGTAAAGGACATCCAGAAGCTACAGAGGAAGAGATTATGGAAAATGCAAAGCTCCCAAATCATACTGTTCTAAAAGCTCTATTATTTACTTTTAAGAAACAGTACTTCATCTCAGTAGTGTTTGCGGTTCTCGCCAATTGTACATCTGGTTTCAACCCCATGATTACCAAGAGACTAattgaatttgttgaagaaaaggcaatttttcataatatGCATGTTAATAAAGGTATCGGCTACGCTATTGGCGCATGTTTAATGATGTTCGTTAACGGATTAACCTTCaatcatttctttcataCATCCCAACTGACCGGTGTGCAAGCCAAGTCTATCCTTACTAAAGCAGCcatgaagaaaatgttcAATGCATCTAATTATGCGAGACACTGTTTCCCCAACGGTAAAGTGACCTCCTTTGTAACAACAGACTTGGCTAGAATTGAATTTGCCTTGTCTTTTCAACCATTTTTGGCTGGGTTCCCAGCGATCTTGGCCATTTGTATTGTTCTATTGATCGTTAACCTTGGTCCCATTGCCTTAGTTGGGATTGGTATCTTTTTCGGTGggtttttcatttctttgttCGCATTTAAGTTAATTCTGGGCTTTAGAATTGCTGCAAACATCTTCACTGATGCTAGGGTGACCATGATGAGAGAAGTGCTGAACAATATTAAAATGATCAAGTATTATACATGGGAGGATGCATAtgagaaaaatattcagGATATCAGAACCAAAGAGATTTCTAAAGTTAGAAAAATGCAACTATCAAGGAATTTCTTGATTGCCATGGCCATGTCTTTGCCCAGTATTGCGTCATTGGTTACATTCCTAGCAATGTACAAGGTTAATAATGCGGGTAGACAACCTGGTAACATCTTTGCCTCCTTGTCTTTATTTCAGGTCCTGAGTTTGCAAATGTTTTTCTTACCTATTGCTATTGGTACTGGTATTGACATGATCATTGGATTGGGTCGTTTACAGAGCCTATTGGAGGCCCCGGAAGATGATCCAAATCAGATGATTGAAATGAAACCCTCCCCTGGCTTCGATTCAAAATTGGCACTAAAGATGACACATTGCTCATTTGAGTGGGAGGATTATGAATTAAATGATGCtattgaagaagcaaaGGGAGAAGCTAAAGAtgaaagtaaaaagaacaaaaaaaagcgtAAGGACACATGGGGTAAGCCATCTGCAAGTACCAATAAGGCGAAAAGATTGGACAATAtgttgaaagaaagagatGGCCCGGAAGATTTAGGAAAAACTTCCTTTAAGGGTTTCAAGGATTTGAACTTCGATATTAAGAAGGGCGAATTTATTATGATTACGGGCCCTATTGGTACTGGTAAATCTTCACTATTGAATGCGATGGCAGGATCAATGAGAAAGACTGATGGTAAGATCGAAGTCAATGGCGACTTATTAATGTGCGGTTATCCATGGATTCAAAATGCGTCCGTAAGagataatattatatttggCTCACCGTTCAATAAAGAGAAGTATGATGAAGTTGTTCGTGTTTGTTCTTTGAAAGCTGATTTGGATATTTTACCGGCCGGTGATATGACCGAAATTGGTGAACGTGGTATTACCTTATCTGGCGGTCAAAAGGCACGTATCAATTTAGCTAGGTCCgtttataaaaagaaggataTTTACCTTTTCGACGACGTCTTAAGTGCTGTCGATTCTCGTGTTGGTAAACACATTATGGATGAATGTCTAACCGGCATACTTGCTAAcaaaacaagaattttGGCTACACACCAACTGTCTCTGATTGAAAGAGCTTCTAGAGTCATTGTTTTGGGTACTGATGGTCAAGTTGATATTGGTACTGTTGACGAGCTAAAAGCCCGTAACCAAACTTTAATAAATCTTTTACAATTCTCTTCTCAAAATTCTGAGAAGGAGGATGAAGAACAGGAAGAGGTGATTGCTGATGAATTGGGGCaaataaaatatgaaaaagagGTGAAGGAATTGactgaattgaaaaaaaaaactactCAAACGTCACAAACTGCAAACAGTAATAAAGTTTTAGTGGACGGCCATACTAGCagtaaagaagaaagagcaGTTAACAGCATCGGTCTGAAAGTTTATCGGGAATACGTTAAAGCTGCAGTAGGTAAGTGGGGTTTCATCGCGCTACCACTATATGCAATTTTAGTTGTTGGGACCACATTTTGctcacttttttcttccgtTTGGTTATCTTATTGGACTGAGAATAAATTCAAGAACAGGTCACCCAGTTTTTACATGGGTCTTTACTCTTTCTTTGTGTTTGCTGCCTTCATATTTATGAATGGTCAGTTCACAATTCTTTGCGCGATGGGTATTATGGCATCGAAATGGCTAAATTTGAGGGCTgtgaaaagaattttacACACACCGATGTCATACATAGATACCACACCTTTGGGACGTATTTTGAACAGATTCACGAAAGACACGGATAGCTTGGACAATGAGTTAACTGAAAGTTTACGATTAATGACATCTCAATTTGCTAATATTGTAGGTGTTTGTGTCATGTGTATTGTTTACTTGCCGTGGTTTGCTATCGCAATTCCCTTTCTTTTGATCATCTTTGTTTTAATTGCTGACCATTATCAGAGTTCCGGTAGAGAAATCAAAAGGCTTGAAGCTGTTCAACGTTCTTTCGTTTACAATAATCTAAATGAAGTCTTGGGTGGTATGGATACAATTAAAGCATATCGAAGTCAGGAAAGATTTTTGGCAAAAtcagattttttgattaaCAAAATGAACGAGGCCGGATATCTTGTTGTTGTCCTGCAAAGATGGGTAGGTATTTTCCTTGATATGGTTGCTATCGCATTTGCACTAATTATTACGTTATTATGTGTTACGAGGGCTTTCCCCATTTCTGCAGCTTCGGTAGGTGTTTTGCTGACTTATGTATTGCAATTGCCTGGCCTATTAAATACTATTTTAAGGGCAATGACGCAAACAGAGAATGATATGAATAGTGCCGAAAGATTGGTAACGTATGCAACTGAACTACCCTTAGAGGGTTCTTATCGAAAGCCAGAAATGACGCCTCCGGAGTCATGGCCTTCAAAGGGCgaaattatttttgaaaatgttgaTTTCGCTTATAGACCTGGTCTACCTATCGTTCTAAAAAGCCTTAATTTGAGTATTAAGAgtggagaaaaaattggtatCTGTGGTCGTACTGGTGCCGGTAAGTCTACTATTATGAGTGCCCTGTACAGATTGAATGAACTGGCCGCCGGTAAGATTTTAATTGACGATGTTGATATAAGTCAGCTGGGACTCTTTGAtttaagaagaaaattagCCATAATCCCACAAGATCCAGTATTATTTAGGGGTACGATTCGCAAGAATTTAGATCCATTTAATGAACGtaaagatgatgaattatGGGATGCATTAGTGAGAGGTGGTGCTATTGCCAAGAATGATTTACCGGAAGTAAGATTACAAAAACctgatgaaaatggtacCCATGGTAAAATGCATAAGTTTCATTTAGATCAAGCagtggaagaagaaggttcaaatttctctttAGGTGAGAGACAACTATTAGCATTAACAAGAGCTTTGGTCCGCCAATCgaaaatattgattttgGATGAGGCTACATCCTCAGTGGACTACGAAACCGATggtaaaattcaaacaCGTATTGTGGAGGAATTTGGAGACTGTACGATTTTGTGTATTGCCCACAGACTAAAGACCATTGTAAACTATGATCGTATTCTTGTCCTAGAAAAGGGTGAAGTTGCAGAATTCGATACACCACGGACATTGTTTACTCAAGAAAATAGTATTTTCAGAAGCATGTGTTCTAGATCTGgtattgttgaaaatgatttCGAGAACCGAACTTAa